AAAACAACAGCATGAAACCCTATGCCCCCGGTGGTAATACGTGCAACAATTGGAGCATCATTATTTAAATAATTGCATATGGTTGCGGGAGACATAGTAGAAGTAAGTTTCGGATTTATTGCAGGATCATGGTAAATGTCTGTCGTTCCCCATTTAATTGCATCAATAATTCCTTGAACTAACCCCCATTCGCTTTGAGGAACCAAAGTTTTTAGATAACTCGATCTATCATATGTATCATTGTGATAATAAGCCGCCACCATAGCAGCAGATTTAACCCA
The Caldanaerobius fijiensis DSM 17918 DNA segment above includes these coding regions:
- a CDS encoding papain-like cysteine protease family protein, with the protein product MPVPVFTGPDGDCWVKSAAMVAAYYHNDTYDRSSYLKTLVPQSEWGLVQGIIDAIKWGTTDIYHDPAINPKLTSTMSPATICNYLNNDAPIVARITTGGIGFHAVVLKAYTDYDGNVKYNDPYYGEIVASYSKSFYPKWQDSIVPYLL